The Haloplanus sp. XH21 genome includes a region encoding these proteins:
- a CDS encoding N,N-dimethylformamidase beta subunit family domain-containing protein, with translation MTTDDLPTKEITGYTDQWSFQPGDTVPFRINCVPDEYEAEIVRVYCGDLNPEGPGVKEEVIDAPVNDTYDGRVQQIHAGSYAKIPDDPHLNPEDGLTLQAMVQPTLPERGTQAILSKFSDGAGYGLYVGEDGDLCLRLAGSDGDVEEVATGLSFEGGKRQGATWYFVGATFDSESGEVMLYQEPHHESQRKLLHPLDEYEAVVEETVSIDGIAANESPFMIGGEPMELDDGTFVAESCFNGKIERPRVFSELLDLADMRSAITGTAPADVASSLAGAWDFSEEISSNGIPEYTDVSDASPHENHGELINTPARGMTGYNWSEDEYNFTNAPEEYGAIHFHHDDLTDADWELDFEYTLPDGLESGVYAARLRTDDDEFYIPFFVRPASPEDTAPIAFLAPTASYLAYTNDHLTTDGVITEPLSAQVSVMREEDIFLSEHREYGLSLYDSHADGSGIMYSSRKRPVMNMVPKYKHWLSSVPSTLWQFNADLHIVDWLEEMGYEYDVVTDEDLYEEGSDLLEPYNVVLTGSHPEYYSSEMWDGVEAYQRQGGRFMYMGANGFYWSIAFHPQDSQIIEVRRGITGSGAWFNNPGEMRHSFTGEMGGIWRDRNKPPQKIAGVGWIAEGFDKSSYYMRKPDSYEPETEFIFEGIEDEQLGDFGLIGHGAAGLELDIYNEDLGTPENTYLLASSEDHTPNYLRVVEEIFFNLPYYGGPDDPEARGDIVYYKLPNDGAVFSTSSIGFHGSLSHNDYDNNISQMIENVLDEFVKDEPLP, from the coding sequence ATGACAACCGACGACCTTCCCACGAAAGAGATCACTGGCTACACTGACCAGTGGAGTTTCCAGCCAGGCGATACCGTACCGTTCAGAATCAACTGCGTTCCAGATGAGTATGAAGCGGAGATCGTCCGCGTCTATTGCGGGGACCTCAACCCTGAGGGGCCAGGCGTGAAAGAGGAAGTGATTGATGCCCCGGTGAACGACACGTATGATGGGCGAGTACAACAGATCCATGCTGGCTCCTATGCAAAAATTCCGGATGACCCGCATCTCAATCCAGAGGATGGGCTGACCCTGCAGGCGATGGTGCAACCCACCCTCCCAGAGAGAGGCACGCAAGCGATACTCAGCAAATTTTCTGACGGGGCGGGATACGGCCTCTACGTCGGAGAGGATGGTGACCTCTGTCTGCGACTCGCCGGTTCCGATGGCGACGTTGAAGAGGTAGCGACTGGTCTCTCGTTCGAGGGCGGCAAGCGGCAAGGAGCGACGTGGTACTTCGTTGGTGCAACATTCGACTCGGAATCGGGCGAGGTCATGCTCTATCAGGAGCCCCACCATGAGAGCCAACGTAAGCTCCTTCATCCGCTTGACGAGTACGAGGCTGTGGTCGAAGAAACGGTGAGTATCGACGGGATCGCAGCGAACGAATCTCCCTTCATGATCGGCGGAGAACCGATGGAACTCGACGACGGGACGTTCGTCGCTGAGAGCTGTTTCAACGGAAAAATAGAACGCCCGCGAGTGTTCAGTGAGTTGCTCGACCTCGCGGACATGCGCTCTGCCATTACCGGAACTGCACCCGCCGATGTGGCCAGTTCGCTGGCGGGCGCATGGGACTTCTCCGAAGAGATCTCCTCCAATGGCATCCCGGAATACACAGACGTCTCCGATGCCTCACCACACGAGAACCATGGCGAATTGATCAACACTCCTGCGCGGGGGATGACTGGATACAACTGGAGTGAAGACGAATACAACTTCACTAATGCGCCGGAGGAGTACGGTGCGATACACTTCCACCACGATGACCTGACGGACGCAGATTGGGAGTTGGACTTTGAGTACACCCTCCCGGACGGTTTGGAGAGTGGGGTGTACGCTGCCAGACTGCGCACTGACGATGATGAATTTTATATTCCCTTCTTTGTGCGTCCGGCGAGTCCGGAAGACACTGCACCAATCGCGTTCCTTGCGCCGACCGCCAGCTATCTAGCCTACACAAACGATCACTTGACGACAGATGGAGTGATCACTGAACCGCTGTCGGCACAGGTATCGGTTATGCGGGAGGAGGACATCTTCCTGAGCGAGCACCGTGAATATGGGCTTTCTCTGTACGATAGTCATGCCGATGGCAGCGGCATCATGTACTCTTCGCGGAAGCGACCGGTAATGAATATGGTGCCGAAGTATAAACATTGGCTCTCCTCGGTCCCGAGCACCCTGTGGCAATTCAACGCCGATCTTCACATCGTCGACTGGTTGGAAGAAATGGGATACGAGTATGATGTCGTGACCGACGAAGATCTCTATGAGGAAGGGTCTGATCTACTAGAACCGTACAACGTTGTGTTGACCGGAAGCCATCCGGAGTATTACTCCTCGGAAATGTGGGATGGCGTAGAAGCCTACCAACGGCAGGGCGGCCGATTCATGTACATGGGCGCAAACGGCTTCTACTGGTCAATTGCGTTCCATCCCCAAGATTCCCAGATCATTGAGGTCCGACGGGGAATCACGGGTTCAGGGGCGTGGTTCAACAACCCCGGAGAAATGCGGCACAGTTTCACCGGCGAGATGGGCGGTATCTGGCGGGACCGCAACAAACCCCCACAGAAGATCGCCGGAGTCGGCTGGATTGCTGAAGGATTCGACAAGTCTTCATATTACATGCGGAAGCCGGATAGTTACGAGCCGGAAACGGAGTTCATTTTCGAGGGAATCGAAGATGAACAGCTCGGTGATTTCGGCCTGATCGGACACGGGGCTGCTGGCCTCGAACTCGATATCTACAACGAGGATCTCGGCACCCCTGAAAACACGTACTTATTAGCTTCTTCGGAAGATCACACGCCAAACTACCTGCGGGTCGTCGAAGAAATTTTCTTCAATCTCCCGTACTATGGGGGCCCCGACGATCCTGAAGCGCGTGGTGATATCGTCTACTATAAACTGCCGAACGATGGGGCCGTCTTCTCGACTAGCTCCATTGGGTTCCACGGAAGCCTCTCACATAACGACTATGACAATAACATCTCTCAGATGATAGAAAATGTGCTGGATGAATTCGTGAAGGACGAACCACTCCCGTAG